CCGGCAGGGAGGAGATCACCGGGGCGTGCTCGTGCTCGTAGTTCTCGGCGTGGCCGCCCCACTTCACGTACTCGTCGCGCTCACCCCAGCGGTCGTCGGGCTCGCCGACCACCGCGCACTCGGTCACCGACGGGTGCGTGAGCAGCACTTCCTCGACGTCCCGCGGGTATACGTTCACTCCGCCCGTGATGATCACGTCCTTGACCCGGTCCACGATCGAGATGAAGCCCTCCTCGTCGCGGATCACGATGTCGCCGGAGGTGAGGAAGCCGTCCGCGGTGGTGCAGGCCGCGGTCGCCGCCGGATTCTCGTGGTAACCGTTCATCAGGTAGGGCGAGCGGCTGTACAACTCGCCCGGCTCGACGAGCCGGCCGTCCGGGCCGACCGCCCTACACGCATCCGGAGTCACCGCTCTACCTGCGTACCGGAAATGCCGCTGCCGAAGCGATGTCCGCGCTGGCCGCGGCGGCCCGCACCGCGGGCCTTCCGGTGGTCTGGACCCGGGTCCACTTCGCCGACGAGTCCTGTGCCGAGGCCCCGCTCTTCGCGGCGAAGGTCCCAGCGCTGAAGGCGTTCGCGGCCGGGTCGGCTCTCGCCGGGTTCGCGCCGCCGCTCGGCCCGGCGCCCGGCGAGCTCGTCGTGGTCAAGCACTACGCGAGCGCGTTCGCCGGCACCTCACTGGCCGCCTGGCTCGTCTCGCACCGGATCGACACCCTGGTGATCGGCGGCTTCTCGACCAGTGGCTGCGTGCGCGCCTCCGCCCTGGACGCCCTCCAGCACGGCTTGCGCCCGATGGTCGTCCGGGAGGCCTGCGCCGACCGCTCGGCCGGCCCGCACGAGGCCGGCCTCTTCGACCTCGACGCGAAGTATGCCGACGTCATCTCGCTGACGGAAGCCGTCGCCCGGATGACGACGGCCTGACGACCGTAGCGCTGCGTCACTCCTCGCCGGCGCCGAGATGCCACGGGACGACCAGCGGGTGTCGCTCCTCGTCGCGGGCGGCGAGGCCCTCCATCGATCGCAGATACTGACGGCGGGTGATGTCGCCGTCCAGCAGCTGGCCGCAGAGGACGCCCTCCAGACTCTGTGGAGCGAAGAACGATTCCGGCACCAGCAGGGGTTCCGCCGCGGCCCGCGCCTCGGCGCGGACGCCGCGCACCGCGAGCACGCAGGCGGCGGCCAGCACCAGGATGAGCAGGAAGAGAACTAGCATCGCCACCGCCTTGTCGATTCCCGGACGGGTGACGTTCGCCCGCCTCGACAAAGCAAACGGATCACAGGGCGTATCGGTTCGAAGGTTTACTGACCAACTCGTCGCGGATGGTCGGTCCCACGATCGGGTGCGGGGGATGTCCAGTCCGGGCTCTCGCT
Above is a genomic segment from Actinoplanes ianthinogenes containing:
- a CDS encoding AMP-binding enzyme produces the protein MTPDACRAVGPDGRLVEPGELYSRSPYLMNGYHENPAATAACTTADGFLTSGDIVIRDEEGFISIVDRVKDVIITGGVNVYPRDVEEVLLTHPSVTECAVVGEPDDRWGERDEYVKWGGHAENYEHEHAPVISSLPVRSRSRGEWSGDGM
- a CDS encoding isochorismatase family protein; amino-acid sequence: MSALAAAARTAGLPVVWTRVHFADESCAEAPLFAAKVPALKAFAAGSALAGFAPPLGPAPGELVVVKHYASAFAGTSLAAWLVSHRIDTLVIGGFSTSGCVRASALDALQHGLRPMVVREACADRSAGPHEAGLFDLDAKYADVISLTEAVARMTTA